In a single window of the Elaeis guineensis isolate ETL-2024a chromosome 4, EG11, whole genome shotgun sequence genome:
- the LOC140857270 gene encoding subtilisin-like protease 4: MAPHAHLAIYKACGSYGCQTSTTLAGMDAAIKDGLDVMSLSLGGSASTPFYEDATAVAAISAIKKGISASFAIGNRGPFGSLNNDAPWILTVRVGVSAMDRNTKVILKLGDRQKFNGESAFHPMDFPSTMLLSFTLKMILGVAATLSRMPLQSRG; encoded by the coding sequence ATGGCACCACATGCACACTTGGCCATCTACAAGGCATGTGGTTCTTATGGTTGTCAAACATCCACTACACTTGCTGGGATGGATGCGGCAATCAAGGATGGGTTAGATGTGATGTCGCTCTCACTTGGAGGATCAGCATCCACTCCTTTCTATGAAGATGCAACCGCAGTTGCCGCCATCAGTGCAATCAAGAAGGGAATCTCAGCAAGCTTTGCTATTGGTAATAGGGGCCCATTTGGTTCACTTAACAATGATGCTCCTTGGATCCTTACAGTACGAGTAGGAGTGAGCGCCATGGACAGAAACACGAAGGTGATTCTGAAGCTTGGAGATCGACAGAAATTTAATGGCGAGTCAGCCTTCCATCCCATGGACTTCCCATCAACCATGCTCCTCTCGTTTACCCTCAAGATGATTTTGGGCGTAGCTGCAACTCTTTCTCGAATGCCACTTCAATCAAGGGGTTGA